The stretch of DNA AGGCTGCTCTGGCCCACGATCAGCGCCGATGGGCGGATGATCGTCTTCGAGCGCAACTTCGGCATCTGGACGCTCGACATCGCGTCGGGGCACGTCGCCCCCATCCATGTGCGAGTGCGTGCCGAGAGCAAGGCCCCGGCCACCCGCGCCGCCAACGTCACCCGCGACATCCAAGAGCTAGAGCTATCGCCCGACGGCAAGAAGATCGCGTTCATCGCCCACGGCGAGGTGTTCATCGACTTCGCCGACAAAGAGACCGACCGCGAGCGGCGGCAGGGGCCATCGTTCCGTATTACCAACACCCCCGCGCGCGAGGCCAATGTCACATGGTCGCGCGACAGCCGCCATGTCTTCTACACCTCCGACCGCGATGGCGAGCCGAGCATCTACCGCTACGATGTAGCCCAGCGGATCGAGCGGCGGGTGGATGCGGCGGATGGCAGCAAGCACTCGCTGCGCTTCTCGCCCGACGGCACATGGCTGGCCTACGCATGCGGCGACAGCGAGATCCGCCTGATCGAGCACGCCAGCGGGGTCGACCGGCCTTTCGCCAAGGCCAACTTCACCCGCGGCGTGATGTTCGACTGGTCGCCCGACAGCCGCTGGCTGGCCTACACCGCACAGGATGACCGCGCCTTTGTGAACGTCTACATCCAGCAGATCGGGCAGGGCGCAGCCAGGCAGATCTCCTTTCTCAGCAACGTCAGCACCTTCTGGCCGATCTGGTCGCCCGACGGCGAGTTTATCATCGGCACCACACGCCAGTTTCGCGCCGAGCAGCAGATCATCCGCATCGACCTGCAGCCGCGAAGGCCGCAGTTCCGCGAGGATGAGTTCGAGCGGCTGTTTGCCGAGCCGAAGGCCACCGCCGACCCGCCCGCCAGCGAGGCCGCCAGCACCGAGGTGCGCTTTGAGGGCATCGAGCAGCGCCTCTCCATCCTCACTGCACCCCAGCTGGACGCCATGGCCTGCGCGATCAGCCCCGATAGCCGCGACCTGCTGTTCCACGCCAGCGTGGCGGGCAAGGGCAACCTCTGGGTGATGGCGCTCGACGACGCCCGCGCCGAGCAGTCGCCGCGCCAGATCACCTCGACCAACGGCTACAAAGGCTCGGTGCAGTTTGCCCCCGACGGCAAAAGCTTCTACTACACCGACGCCAGCCAGATCGTCATCCGCAAATTTCCGCTGGGTGAGGCCACCAGCCTGCCGATCAGCGCCGAGGCCGTGATCAGCTTCCACGAGGAGCGGCTCCAGATCTTTGATGAGTGCTGGCGGGTGCTACGCGATCGCTTTTACGACTCGACCTTCCGCGGCATGGACTGGGTCGCCATACGCGATCAGTTCCGGCCATACGCGGCTGCGGCCCAATCTAGCCACGACTTCCGCGCTATCCTCAACCTCATGCAGGGCGAGCTGCGGGCCTCGCACACCGGCGTGTTCGGACGCAGCCTGCCCGCCGACGATGGCTATATCGGCGTGCTGTTCAACCAGCACGAGCAGGCCAGCAGCGGGCGGCTGATCATCGACGCGGTGCTGCCCAACGGCCCGGCAGAGCTGGCCGGGGTGCAGAGCGGCGACGAGCTGCTGGCGGTGGATGACAGCGAGATCGCAGGCGGGGCTAACCTAGATGCCCTGCTGAGCCGCACGATCGGGCGGCGCGTGCGGCTGCGGCTGCGCGCGGCAGATGCCGAGCCGCGCGAGGTGGCGCTGCGCCCGATCGCGGCCAGCAGCTATGACAAGATCCAGTACCGCGCCTGGGTGGAGCAGAACAAAGCCTATGTGCACCGCGAGAGCGGCGGGCGGCTGGGCTACGTGCACATCCGCGAGATGAGCTACGCCGCATACCAGCGCCTGCTGATCGACCTCGACGCCGAGATCCACAGCCGCGAGGGGATCGTGATCGACATCCGCTTCAACGGCGGCGGCTACATCTTCTCGTTCATCCTCGATGTGCTGTCGCGCCGCACCCAGATGCGCCACGGGTTCCGCGACTACCCGGCCACCGACTCGGCCCACTTCCACGGCAACCGCGTGCTGAACAAGCCCACTGTGCTGGTGATCAATCAGAAGACCGCATCCAACGCCGAGATCTTCGCCGAGGGATACCGCCAGCTGGGCCTAGGGCCGATCGTGGGCAGGCCCTCGGCGGGCGCGGTGATCAGCACCACCGAGCGCAGCCTACTGGATGGCAGCTGGCTGCGGGTGCCACAGTACCGCGTCACCACCATCGATGGCGAGGATCTAGAGGGAACAGGGCGACCTGTGGATGTGGATGTAGAGATGCCTGTGGGCGCGGGTGCCCACCGCCGCGACCCGCAGCTAGATGCGGCGGCCCAGGCCCTGCTCGCACGCATCGACCGCAGCACAGCCAGCTAACAGGGCCGGTGGGGCCATTGGTGCGCGGCCCCACCGGCGCAGCTTGTCGTCAGGCAAATGCAAAGCGGTTGAACACAGCGCTCTATCGTCAAACAGCGATGAAGAAGCAAGAAGTGTGGCTTTCTTTTTACGATATACGGTAGTTTTATGAGCAATTCTGCAATAATCTTGTCTACAAATCATCACAGGTTTGAACGTTTTGATTCTATTCGCCAGATTCACACCAATAGAACTATAGAGTCCAATTACTATTGGGCTATTCCTCTCAATATCACAGCTTCGTTATACTAGAGCGACGAGCAACGATGCTCCAATTCCCTATTTTTCTCGCAATCATTTAAGGGAGCATTAGGATGCGTGTCCTGATCGATCAGAAATCGTATGAGGAGATGCTGAGCAAGCCTTCGCAACCACGCGACTGCTATGTACGGAAAACGGAATACTTGCACCATATGTATATTGATGGGGTGAAGTATCTGGTCGCACGGGCGGTATACGACAACATCAAAAAGGCGCAGGATGCCAGCGACGACGATGCCCTGCTTCACCTGATGTACCATAAAGACGAGCTGGAGCGGCTGGTCGCCGACGCGCGCAACAAGGGCGTCGATCTGCGCACCACACGGCTGCTGGGCGACCCGCCCCCCACCGACGACGAGGCACGACCCACGCTCTCCAACAGCTTCCTGCCCCAGGAGCCGCAGGAGATCGAGGCAACGGGCCTGAACCGCACCTTCCTCTACGAGCACACCACACGCATCATCTACAACCGGGGCCGTGTCACCGGTGCCGAGCTGGCCGACGAGATGCGGCTCTCCTACCGCATCGTGGATGTGCTGCTGACCGAGCTGCGCAAGCAGGAGCTGATCGACATCGCCGGGCAGCGCGGCTATGGCGACATCAACTACGAGTACACGCTCACACCGCGTGGCAGCCA from Chloroflexia bacterium SDU3-3 encodes:
- a CDS encoding PDZ domain-containing protein, producing the protein MTHSAAAHPYLRTPAISPDGQQIAFVYATDIWLVGSTGGSAERLTAHPANHSSPRWSPDGQQIAFSADRSGNGEIYCVHLEASTSTQITFHDHAATPEAWSPDGSAIYFSSGREMQGAALYRVQASGSTPIRWLSQPYTQIEHASISPDGQRIAFNITREPWWKRGPNSYTGSEVWLASNTPNPETFLRLGSDYSGTNRWPMWSIHGDGVYVVSDRDGYENIWLLPASGGAARQITTFRDGRLLWPTISADGRMIVFERNFGIWTLDIASGHVAPIHVRVRAESKAPATRAANVTRDIQELELSPDGKKIAFIAHGEVFIDFADKETDRERRQGPSFRITNTPAREANVTWSRDSRHVFYTSDRDGEPSIYRYDVAQRIERRVDAADGSKHSLRFSPDGTWLAYACGDSEIRLIEHASGVDRPFAKANFTRGVMFDWSPDSRWLAYTAQDDRAFVNVYIQQIGQGAARQISFLSNVSTFWPIWSPDGEFIIGTTRQFRAEQQIIRIDLQPRRPQFREDEFERLFAEPKATADPPASEAASTEVRFEGIEQRLSILTAPQLDAMACAISPDSRDLLFHASVAGKGNLWVMALDDARAEQSPRQITSTNGYKGSVQFAPDGKSFYYTDASQIVIRKFPLGEATSLPISAEAVISFHEERLQIFDECWRVLRDRFYDSTFRGMDWVAIRDQFRPYAAAAQSSHDFRAILNLMQGELRASHTGVFGRSLPADDGYIGVLFNQHEQASSGRLIIDAVLPNGPAELAGVQSGDELLAVDDSEIAGGANLDALLSRTIGRRVRLRLRAADAEPREVALRPIAASSYDKIQYRAWVEQNKAYVHRESGGRLGYVHIREMSYAAYQRLLIDLDAEIHSREGIVIDIRFNGGGYIFSFILDVLSRRTQMRHGFRDYPATDSAHFHGNRVLNKPTVLVINQKTASNAEIFAEGYRQLGLGPIVGRPSAGAVISTTERSLLDGSWLRVPQYRVTTIDGEDLEGTGRPVDVDVEMPVGAGAHRRDPQLDAAAQALLARIDRSTAS